A region from the Triticum urartu cultivar G1812 chromosome 1, Tu2.1, whole genome shotgun sequence genome encodes:
- the LOC125532785 gene encoding UDP-glycosyltransferase 79-like — protein sequence MHGSDTLARFLLLADDVRVLVYDSHLPWARRVASEAGVAATAFFTQMCAVDVLYGEVSVGRVALPLADGSALRGRLSVELGPNDVPPFVAAQAWYPTFTDSALSQFDGLDQADHVLVNSFHDLEPMVSTSYQHLDQAVATGPGAAGARRVEDGRGRAQPSTARRGHDELRTGTGGRGRARRGDARRDRTQQRGAAGSSEARPWQVDAGRNRAKPRRGAGSMKMPREEADVALAVWHG from the coding sequence ATGCATGGCTCCGACACGCTTGCGCGGTTCCTCCTCCTCGCCGACGACGTCCGGGTGCTCGTGTATGACTCGCACCTGCCGTGGGCGCGACGCGTGGCGAGTGAGGCCGGCGTGGCCGCGACAGCGTTCTTCACGCAGATGTGCGCGGTGGACGTGCTGTACGGCGAGGTCTCCGTGGGGCGGGTCGCGCTGCCACTGGCAGACGGGAGCGCGCTTCGGGGGAGGCTCTCCGTGGAGCTCGGGCCCAACGACGTGCCACCGTTCGTCGCCGCGCAGGCGTGGTACCCGACGTTCACGGACTCGGCGCTGTCGCAGTTCGATGGGCTGGACCAGGCCGACCACGTGCTCGTCAACTCCTTTCATGACCTCGAGCCAATGGTGAGCACCAGCTACCAGCACCTGGACCAGGCCGTCGCGACGGGGCCGGGCGCGGCCGGGGCGAGGCGAGTCGAGGATGGGCGCGGCCGGGCGCAGCCGAGCACAGCGAGGCGAGGCCACGACGAGTTGAGGACGGGCACGGGTGGGCGCGGCAGGGCGCGGCGAGGTGACGCTAGGCGCGACCGGACGCAGCAGCGGGGCGCGGCTGGGAGCAGCGAGGCAAGGCCGTGGCAAGTTGACGCCGGGCGCAACAGGGCGAAGCCACGACGAGGAGCGGGGTCGATGAAGATGCCACGGGAGGAGGCCGACGTGGCACTCGCGGTGTGGCATGGATGA